From the Candidatus Krumholzibacteriota bacterium genome, one window contains:
- a CDS encoding phosphomannomutase/phosphoglucomutase, with the protein MIRRIIIVLPEKIFREYDIRGVVDEDLTDDGVRNLGKAAAVTFLRDNIEEVIIGRDIRLSSERFFNVLTEGLLTSGVNVIDIGVVPTPVFYFAAKKWDKRGGIIITASHNSAEFNGFKVFRGEGTIYGEDIRELHSIIVNGRFREGNGSLIQRDIKNEYIDFLCENIDIKRPVKFAVDGGNGTAGIVALDIFRKLGLEPVELFMRPDGNFPNHHPDPTVEHNLIDLKTAVSENGLELGIGFDGDSDRIGVVDEEGNVLWGDALLALYSRDVLKNNPGATVIFEVKCSRSLEEDIRNLGGNPIMWKTGHSLLKKKMRDENALLAGEMSGHQFFADRYFGYDDAIYAALRLLEIVSMREKPLSDFYREFSRYKSTPEIRIECEDARKFDIVREVSAQFKKTNRVLDVDGARVDFEEGWGLIRASNTQPALVFRFEAETEKALIAIREEFSRVLEKFKLNTSKFFN; encoded by the coding sequence TTGATAAGGAGGATAATCATCGTATTACCGGAAAAAATATTCAGAGAGTACGATATTAGAGGTGTTGTCGATGAGGATTTAACGGATGATGGAGTGAGGAATCTTGGTAAAGCAGCGGCTGTGACATTCCTGAGAGACAATATAGAAGAAGTTATTATCGGAAGAGATATACGTCTTAGTAGTGAGAGGTTTTTTAACGTTCTCACCGAAGGATTACTAACAAGCGGTGTGAATGTTATAGATATTGGCGTTGTCCCTACTCCTGTCTTCTACTTTGCGGCAAAGAAATGGGACAAAAGGGGCGGAATAATTATTACAGCCAGCCACAATTCCGCGGAATTCAATGGTTTTAAGGTGTTTCGCGGTGAAGGCACTATTTATGGAGAGGATATCCGTGAGCTGCACAGCATTATCGTAAATGGAAGATTCAGGGAGGGAAACGGCAGTTTAATCCAAAGAGATATTAAAAACGAATATATCGATTTCCTTTGTGAAAATATAGATATTAAACGCCCGGTAAAATTTGCCGTCGACGGCGGGAATGGAACGGCCGGTATTGTGGCTTTGGATATATTCAGAAAGCTGGGGTTGGAGCCTGTTGAGTTGTTCATGCGCCCGGACGGCAATTTTCCCAACCATCATCCTGATCCTACAGTTGAGCATAATCTAATTGATCTCAAAACCGCGGTTAGTGAAAACGGACTTGAACTGGGTATTGGTTTCGATGGAGATTCTGACCGAATCGGCGTTGTAGACGAAGAAGGAAATGTTCTATGGGGTGATGCTCTTCTGGCACTGTACTCGAGAGATGTGTTAAAGAATAATCCCGGTGCTACAGTTATATTCGAGGTTAAATGTTCAAGGTCCCTCGAGGAGGACATAAGGAATTTGGGGGGCAACCCTATCATGTGGAAGACGGGCCATTCCCTTCTTAAGAAGAAAATGCGTGATGAAAACGCTCTGCTGGCGGGTGAGATGAGCGGACATCAGTTTTTCGCCGATAGATATTTTGGATATGACGACGCTATATATGCGGCTTTGAGACTTCTTGAGATCGTCTCGATGAGAGAAAAGCCTCTAAGCGATTTTTACAGAGAATTTTCAAGATATAAAAGTACACCTGAAATAAGGATCGAATGCGAAGATGCCCGGAAATTTGATATAGTAAGAGAAGTTTCCGCTCAATTCAAAAAGACGAACAGGGTTCTGGATGTTGATGGCGCCAGAGTTGATTTTGAAGAGGGATGGGGACTTATAAGGGCGTCAAACACTCAGCCCGCTCTTGTTTTCAGGTTTGAAGCTGAAACAGAAAAGGCTCTTATTGCAATAAGGGAAGAATTTTCCAGAGTGTTGGAAAAATTCAAATTGAATACTTCA